One window of Bacteroides sp. AN502(2024) genomic DNA carries:
- a CDS encoding ribonucleotide-diphosphate reductase subunit beta — METIKLKKNALFNPSGDTEIRLRKMIGGNTTNLNDFNNMRYKWVSDWYRQAMNNFWIPEEINLTQDIKDYPRLDHAERTAYDKILSFLVFLDSLQSNNLPTISEYITANEVNLCLHIQAFQECVHSQSYSYMLDSICSPEKRNEILYQWKTDEHLLKRNTFIGNCYNEFQESQDGYTLMKTLIANYILEGIYFYSGFMFFYNLSRNGKMSGSAQEIRYINRDENTHLWLFRNIILELKKEEPELFTPDRVRVYEAMMREGVEQEIAWGQYVIGNHIQGLNEQMIADYIHYLGNLRWSSLGYDTLYEDNQKEPESMRWVSQYSNANMVKTDFFEAKSTAYAKSTALEDDL; from the coding sequence ATGGAAACTATAAAACTGAAAAAGAACGCCTTATTCAATCCGTCAGGCGATACGGAAATCCGTCTTAGAAAAATGATTGGCGGAAATACCACCAATCTAAATGATTTCAATAACATGCGGTATAAATGGGTAAGCGACTGGTATCGCCAGGCCATGAATAACTTCTGGATACCGGAAGAAATCAACCTGACGCAGGATATTAAAGATTATCCGCGTCTGGACCACGCAGAACGGACTGCCTATGATAAGATTTTGAGCTTTCTTGTATTCCTGGACTCCTTACAGAGCAATAACCTGCCAACTATCAGTGAATATATCACGGCCAATGAGGTGAATCTTTGTCTGCATATACAAGCTTTTCAGGAGTGTGTGCACAGTCAGAGTTACAGCTATATGCTTGATTCGATATGCAGTCCTGAAAAGCGAAATGAAATTCTCTATCAGTGGAAAACCGACGAGCATCTATTGAAAAGGAATACTTTCATAGGAAACTGCTATAATGAATTTCAGGAAAGCCAGGATGGATATACACTTATGAAAACGTTGATTGCCAACTATATTTTGGAGGGTATCTATTTCTACAGTGGATTCATGTTCTTTTATAATTTAAGTCGTAACGGAAAGATGTCCGGTTCGGCACAGGAAATCCGTTACATCAACCGAGATGAAAATACTCATCTTTGGCTTTTCCGTAATATAATCCTGGAACTGAAAAAAGAAGAACCCGAATTGTTCACTCCGGACAGAGTAAGGGTGTATGAAGCGATGATGCGTGAGGGAGTGGAACAGGAAATTGCCTGGGGACAATATGTGATAGGTAATCATATTCAAGGACTCAATGAGCAAATGATTGCTGATTATATCCATTATTTGGGTAATCTTCGCTGGAGCAGTCTGGGATATGACACTTTGTATGAAGACAATCAAAAGGAACCTGAAAGTATGCGTTGGGTATCTCAATATTCAAATGCCAATATGGTGAAAACAGATTTCTTTGAAGCTAAAAGTACAGCTTATGCCAAGAGTACTGCTCTTGAAGATGATTTGTAA
- a CDS encoding redoxin domain-containing protein: MMMKKILFSSLFLLSSLVLQAQHEYTIEGKVEGVKEGTLVSLFLLDGNVGSTVAIDSVQNGTFFFKRSTGESGLDKLSLMCTRNDDFPPMSLEIYATPNARIKVTGTNTLIHTWKVDSPVKEQIEYNRFIEASRDLWDDFQRLSIQARSLRSAPEAERKALRVKEDSILALINKREMKLMQELPVSSIWMDRLYRLSMSVKHNPNFSYKDETLALYNRMNEAQKASITGQEITVNLFPPTVVKEGDKMADTELFDLDGKIHHLNDFKGKYILLDFWSSGCGPCIMALPEMKEIQEQYKERLTIISLSSDSKSSWKAASAKHEMTWQNLSDLKQTAGLYATYGVRGIPNYVLISPEGTIMKMWSGYGKGNLKLKMRRYLDTVKHEMSMIRKGNTKMVNYPVSESTNTDILEVKQVELTDTATIVHFKAYYIPKYWIQISPNCRLVDEKGGTYTLKKADGIKPGKHFYLPENGEAEFSLTFEPLSSSVQSFNFIEGTEKNDWQINGVKLNK; encoded by the coding sequence ATGATGATGAAAAAAATACTATTTAGCAGCCTCTTTTTACTAAGCAGTCTTGTTTTACAAGCACAACACGAGTATACGATTGAAGGTAAAGTGGAAGGTGTAAAGGAGGGGACTCTTGTTTCTCTTTTTCTACTTGACGGAAATGTAGGAAGTACAGTTGCTATAGACAGCGTACAAAACGGAACTTTCTTCTTCAAACGAAGTACCGGAGAAAGTGGTTTAGACAAATTATCTCTAATGTGTACCCGTAATGATGATTTTCCTCCCATGTCGCTGGAGATTTATGCGACTCCTAATGCTAGAATCAAAGTTACAGGAACAAATACCTTGATACATACATGGAAAGTAGACAGTCCTGTAAAAGAACAAATAGAGTATAATAGGTTTATTGAAGCCTCACGTGATCTATGGGATGACTTCCAACGATTGTCTATTCAAGCAAGAAGCCTGCGTTCCGCCCCGGAAGCCGAACGGAAGGCTCTACGTGTAAAAGAAGACAGTATATTAGCCTTAATCAACAAACGTGAAATGAAACTGATGCAGGAACTTCCCGTATCAAGCATTTGGATGGACAGGTTATATAGACTGAGTATGTCGGTGAAACACAATCCAAATTTCTCTTATAAAGACGAGACACTGGCTTTGTATAATAGAATGAATGAAGCGCAAAAGGCATCTATAACGGGACAGGAGATTACAGTTAATCTTTTCCCACCTACAGTTGTGAAAGAGGGAGATAAAATGGCAGATACCGAACTTTTCGATTTGGATGGGAAGATTCATCATCTGAACGATTTCAAAGGGAAATACATATTGCTTGATTTTTGGAGTAGTGGTTGCGGTCCTTGCATAATGGCTCTACCAGAGATGAAAGAGATTCAGGAACAATACAAAGAGCGTCTTACCATCATCAGCCTAAGCTCCGATTCGAAAAGCAGTTGGAAGGCAGCTTCGGCAAAACATGAAATGACTTGGCAGAATTTAAGCGACTTGAAACAAACAGCGGGATTATACGCTACATATGGAGTTCGAGGTATCCCCAACTATGTCCTTATCTCTCCCGAAGGCACAATCATGAAAATGTGGTCGGGCTATGGCAAAGGTAATTTGAAACTGAAAATGCGCAGATATCTGGATACTGTCAAACATGAGATGAGTATGATCCGAAAAGGAAACACAAAAATGGTGAACTATCCGGTGTCGGAATCAACCAATACCGATATTCTGGAAGTCAAGCAAGTGGAGCTGACAGACACTGCTACCATCGTACATTTCAAAGCTTATTATATTCCCAAATACTGGATACAAATCAGTCCGAATTGCAGATTAGTAGATGAGAAAGGCGGAACATATACCTTAAAGAAAGCAGACGGAATTAAACCCGGCAAGCACTTTTATTTGCCTGAAAACGGAGAAGCAGAATTTTCACTTACATTCGAACCGTTGTCTTCTTCTGTGCAATCGTTCAATTTCATTGAAGGAACAGAAAAAAACGATTGGCAAATAAACGGAGTGAAACTGAATAAATGA
- a CDS encoding NAD(P)H-dependent flavin oxidoreductase, whose protein sequence is MNRITSLLGIQYPIIQGGMVWCSGWRLASAVSNAGGLGLIGAGSMYPDTLREHIRKCNVATKLPFGVNIPLMYPQVEEIMNIVVEEGVKIVFTSAGNPKTWTGWLKERGVKVVHVVSSSRFAVKCEEAGVDAVVAEGFEAGGHNGREETTTFCLIPAVREATTLPLIAAGGVGTGEGILAAMVLGAEGVQIGTRFALTEESSASPVFKDYCLSLGEGDTKLLLKKLAPTRLVKNAFREAVEKAEDSGANVEDLKALLGRGRAKKGIFEGDLEEGELEIGQVSAIISRRQSVAEVMGELVAAYQQAARKDYLF, encoded by the coding sequence ATGAATAGAATTACTTCTCTTTTGGGTATTCAATATCCTATTATTCAAGGTGGAATGGTGTGGTGCAGTGGTTGGCGCCTTGCTTCTGCTGTGAGTAATGCTGGCGGATTAGGATTGATTGGCGCCGGTTCTATGTATCCGGACACTTTGCGTGAGCATATCCGTAAATGCAATGTGGCCACGAAATTGCCTTTTGGTGTAAACATTCCTTTAATGTATCCCCAGGTAGAAGAGATTATGAATATTGTAGTGGAAGAGGGAGTGAAGATTGTTTTTACTTCTGCCGGAAATCCGAAAACGTGGACCGGATGGCTGAAAGAACGTGGAGTAAAAGTTGTTCATGTCGTTTCTTCTTCTCGTTTTGCCGTGAAGTGTGAGGAAGCCGGGGTAGACGCGGTAGTAGCCGAGGGTTTTGAAGCCGGAGGGCATAATGGACGGGAAGAGACAACGACTTTCTGTTTAATACCTGCTGTGCGTGAGGCTACGACATTACCTTTGATAGCGGCGGGAGGTGTCGGTACGGGAGAAGGGATACTGGCTGCTATGGTGTTGGGAGCCGAAGGCGTGCAAATAGGAACACGTTTTGCTTTGACCGAAGAGAGTTCTGCCAGTCCGGTATTTAAAGATTATTGTTTGAGTCTGGGTGAAGGAGATACTAAGTTGTTATTGAAAAAACTCGCTCCGACACGTTTGGTCAAGAATGCTTTCCGCGAAGCGGTGGAAAAGGCTGAAGATAGTGGTGCTAATGTGGAAGACTTGAAAGCTTTATTAGGGCGAGGACGTGCTAAAAAAGGAATCTTCGAAGGTGATCTGGAAGAAGGGGAATTGGAGATCGGACAAGTTTCGGCAATCATATCCCGTCGGCAGTCTGTGGCAGAAGTGATGGGCGAATTGGTAGCGGCTTATCAACAGGCGGCAAGGAAGGATTATTTATTTTGA
- a CDS encoding DUF4858 domain-containing protein: MDRLKRFITMVALCPTALSAYSQVWTAQDSLHLKKLLESDQELHLNMDAVKSIDFGSAVCAPRMSEEKSWMMPDESLPEALPKPKVVLSLMPYKANTRYNWDPIYQKKIKIDKNTWRGDPFYEIRHQRVYSNWARNPMAKGMRKSLDEIQASGVRFRQLSERVNGMMVNSVVMDSPIPLFSGSGVYINGGTVGGLDLMAVFTKEFWNRKGRNNRARTLEVLRTYGDSTTVLIHKPIEQIAH; this comes from the coding sequence ATGGATAGATTGAAACGGTTTATAACAATGGTGGCATTGTGCCCAACGGCTTTATCTGCATATTCGCAAGTATGGACGGCACAAGATTCTTTGCATTTGAAGAAGTTGCTGGAGAGTGATCAGGAGTTGCATTTGAATATGGATGCTGTGAAGTCGATTGATTTCGGAAGTGCAGTTTGTGCTCCCCGGATGTCGGAGGAGAAAAGTTGGATGATGCCTGACGAATCGCTTCCTGAAGCATTGCCTAAACCGAAAGTAGTGTTGAGCTTGATGCCATATAAGGCGAATACCCGTTATAACTGGGATCCTATCTATCAGAAGAAGATAAAGATTGATAAAAACACTTGGCGGGGAGATCCTTTCTATGAGATACGCCATCAAAGAGTCTATTCAAACTGGGCACGTAATCCAATGGCGAAAGGAATGCGTAAATCTTTGGATGAGATACAGGCGAGCGGAGTACGTTTCCGGCAGTTGAGCGAACGTGTCAATGGGATGATGGTGAATTCGGTAGTGATGGATAGTCCTATTCCCTTGTTTAGCGGGAGTGGGGTATATATCAATGGAGGAACGGTTGGCGGACTTGATCTGATGGCTGTCTTTACAAAAGAATTCTGGAATAGGAAAGGTCGGAATAACCGTGCCCGCACGCTGGAAGTTTTGAGGACTTATGGAGATTCTACGACTGTATTGATACATAAACCTATTGAACAGATTGCCCACTGA
- a CDS encoding DUF4943 family protein yields MKKTLLMLWMAVCLIVSFTGCASEEMDYNNPDVALFVKQLKAGTYKMKNDKGVVEVPHFTEKDIPELLKYAEDLTIIPSFPSVYNMNNGKIRLGECMLWMIEFVRQGTPPSLGCKMVLANAENYEAIYFLTDEEVLDAAACYRSWWEEHQYPRTRWTIDPCYDEPLCGSGYRWW; encoded by the coding sequence AACACTACTAATGCTGTGGATGGCTGTTTGCCTGATTGTATCCTTTACAGGATGCGCCAGCGAAGAAATGGATTATAACAATCCGGACGTTGCCCTTTTTGTGAAACAATTGAAGGCGGGTACGTATAAGATGAAGAATGATAAAGGAGTAGTGGAGGTCCCTCATTTTACGGAAAAGGACATTCCCGAACTTTTAAAATATGCGGAAGATTTGACTATTATTCCTTCTTTTCCGTCGGTTTACAATATGAACAACGGTAAGATCCGATTGGGTGAGTGTATGCTTTGGATGATTGAGTTTGTCCGTCAGGGCACACCTCCGTCATTAGGTTGTAAAATGGTATTGGCGAATGCTGAAAATTATGAAGCAATCTATTTCCTGACCGATGAGGAAGTGCTCGATGCCGCCGCTTGTTATCGCAGCTGGTGGGAAGAACACCAATATCCGAGAACGAGATGGACGATTGACCCGTGTTATGATGAGCCACTTTGTGGGTCAGGTTATCGTTGGTGGTAA